From the genome of Mycobacterium dioxanotrophicus, one region includes:
- the treZ gene encoding malto-oligosyltrehalose trehalohydrolase, with product MTEFAVWAPKPGVVRLDVDGIRHDMTRDGDGWWRADVDAAADSRYGFVLDDDPQILPDPRSPRQPDGVHERSQLWQPAPDAWTDADWAGRSIAGAVIYELHTGTFTPAGTFDAAIEKLDYLVDLGVDFVELMPVNAFNGTHGWGYDGVLWYAVHEPYGGPDGLIRLIDACHARGLGVLIDAVFNHLGPSGNYLPRFGPYLSSGHNPWGSSINLSDADADEVRRYILDCALRWMREFHADGLRLDAVHALMDNTAIHLLEELATETDALAAELGRPLSLIAESDLNDPRLITPRDRGGYGLTAQWDDDIHHAIHTAVSGERQGYYSDFGSLRTLATTLKNGYFHAGTYSSFRHRRHGRPLDTATIPATRLLAYTLTHDQVGNRAVGDRPSQVLDSGQLAVKAALALGSPYTAMLFMGEEWGSSSPFQFFSSHPEPELARATAEGRKAEFAEHGWDADEVPDPQDPATFERSKLNWDEIDEGDHGRLRRLYRDLIALRHTEADLADPWLDHLHVEFDEHQRWIVMRRGALAIACNVGEDATSVPVTGELVLAWGEPQPGPEETTLAGHSFAILRTVKPVSTTAEPVDNALPG from the coding sequence ATGACCGAATTCGCGGTGTGGGCACCGAAGCCCGGGGTGGTCCGCCTCGACGTCGACGGCATCCGCCATGACATGACCCGGGATGGCGACGGGTGGTGGCGCGCCGACGTCGACGCTGCCGCGGACAGCCGATATGGATTCGTCCTCGACGACGACCCCCAGATACTTCCGGATCCGCGCTCGCCCCGCCAACCAGATGGTGTGCACGAACGCTCGCAGCTGTGGCAGCCTGCGCCGGACGCTTGGACCGATGCCGACTGGGCGGGCCGGTCCATCGCAGGCGCGGTCATCTACGAACTGCACACCGGCACCTTCACCCCGGCCGGAACTTTCGATGCGGCGATCGAAAAGCTGGACTATCTCGTCGATCTGGGCGTCGACTTCGTCGAGCTGATGCCGGTCAACGCCTTCAACGGAACACACGGCTGGGGCTATGACGGCGTGCTCTGGTACGCGGTGCACGAACCCTACGGCGGCCCGGACGGCCTGATCCGCCTCATCGACGCCTGCCATGCCCGCGGGCTCGGCGTGCTGATCGACGCGGTGTTCAACCACCTCGGCCCGTCCGGCAATTACCTTCCCCGATTCGGTCCCTACCTGTCCTCCGGCCACAACCCCTGGGGCAGCTCGATCAACCTTTCCGACGCCGACGCCGACGAGGTGCGCCGCTACATTCTCGACTGCGCGCTGCGCTGGATGCGCGAGTTCCACGCCGACGGGCTGCGGTTGGATGCCGTGCACGCCCTCATGGACAACACCGCGATCCACCTGTTGGAGGAGCTCGCCACCGAAACCGACGCGCTGGCAGCAGAACTGGGCAGGCCGCTGTCACTGATCGCCGAGAGCGACCTCAACGACCCCCGGCTGATCACCCCGCGCGACCGGGGCGGCTACGGCCTCACGGCACAGTGGGACGACGACATCCACCACGCCATCCACACCGCGGTCTCTGGCGAAAGGCAGGGCTACTACTCGGATTTCGGGTCGCTACGGACCCTGGCCACCACATTGAAGAACGGCTATTTCCACGCGGGCACCTACTCGTCGTTCCGGCACCGCAGGCACGGGCGCCCGCTGGACACCGCGACCATACCGGCCACCCGGTTGCTGGCCTACACGCTGACCCACGATCAAGTCGGCAACCGCGCAGTCGGCGACCGGCCGTCTCAGGTGCTCGATTCCGGGCAGCTGGCTGTGAAGGCCGCCCTGGCGCTCGGATCGCCATACACCGCAATGCTTTTCATGGGCGAAGAATGGGGCTCGTCGTCGCCGTTTCAATTCTTCAGTTCGCATCCCGAACCTGAACTGGCGCGCGCCACCGCCGAAGGACGGAAAGCCGAGTTCGCCGAGCACGGATGGGACGCCGACGAGGTTCCCGATCCCCAGGACCCCGCGACGTTCGAACGCTCCAAGCTGAACTGGGACGAGATCGACGAGGGTGACCATGGCCGGTTGCGGCGGCTCTACCGAGATCTCATCGCCTTGCGCCACACCGAGGCAGACCTTGCCGACCCGTGGCTGGACCACTTGCACGTCGAGTTCGACGAACATCAGCGCTGGATCGTGATGCGGCGGGGCGCGCTGGCCATTGCCTGCAATGTCGGAGAAGACGCCACCAGTGTTCCCGTCACCGGTGAGCTGGTGCTGGCGTGGGGTGAACCGCAGCCGGGTCCCGAGGAGACGACGCTGGCGGGACATTCTTTCGCGATTCTGCGCACTGTCAAACCGGTGTCCACAACCGCGGAGCCTGTGGATAACGCGTTACCCGGTTAA
- a CDS encoding DUF2182 domain-containing protein — protein sequence MTTVASGPSIWRRTRWSHPELPLLAVAAAAWLAVIVMHTALARFHVAAQHCSGHIPGGVAVGHHHGAVGPAVAVHQCAGPHPVSVGAFLTSVALWILMATAMMLPTTVPVARSIALNGKWNRRQRGQMLFAAGYLAVWSVVGLVVLTVGWLVAPATTASPEVAGMLAVAAGWEVTRWKRRCLRACHRMRSIPPNGRAADTACVREGLRNGAWCAGACGPMMIAMVLAPHAWWLMLTLSGVVAAEKLVTKAVDHLRVFAAVLVVVAVVAAAGAPLT from the coding sequence ATGACGACGGTGGCGTCGGGTCCGTCGATCTGGCGGCGGACCCGATGGTCGCATCCCGAGCTGCCACTGCTGGCCGTCGCGGCGGCCGCGTGGCTGGCGGTCATCGTCATGCACACCGCACTGGCGCGGTTTCACGTTGCGGCGCAGCATTGTTCGGGGCATATCCCGGGTGGGGTCGCGGTCGGACACCACCACGGGGCGGTGGGGCCCGCCGTCGCCGTGCATCAGTGTGCAGGGCCGCACCCTGTTTCCGTCGGGGCATTCCTCACCTCCGTTGCGCTGTGGATCCTCATGGCAACGGCCATGATGCTGCCCACCACGGTCCCCGTCGCGCGCTCGATTGCGTTGAACGGCAAGTGGAACCGGCGTCAACGTGGCCAGATGTTGTTCGCCGCAGGCTACCTCGCCGTATGGTCGGTCGTCGGTCTGGTCGTGCTGACCGTCGGGTGGCTGGTGGCACCCGCCACGACTGCATCGCCGGAGGTCGCCGGGATGCTGGCCGTCGCCGCAGGATGGGAGGTGACGCGCTGGAAGCGACGGTGTCTGCGGGCCTGCCACCGGATGCGGTCGATACCCCCGAACGGTCGCGCGGCCGACACGGCCTGCGTCCGTGAAGGTCTGCGCAACGGTGCGTGGTGCGCCGGCGCGTGCGGCCCGATGATGATCGCGATGGTGCTGGCCCCGCACGCATGGTGGTTGATGCTGACACTGTCCGGCGTGGTCGCGGCCGAGAAGCTGGTGACCAAGGCTGTCGATCACCTCCGGGTTTTCGCCGCGGTGCTCGTCGTCGTGGCGGTCGTCGCCGCGGCAGGCGCGCCCTTGACCTAG
- a CDS encoding LysM peptidoglycan-binding domain-containing protein yields the protein MAEYIIHSGDTLSAIAHRLGVSLAGLEAANPQITDPNRIFPGQIVTVPGSAPAAGPKYVVHSGDSLSAIATRFGVSLGALKSANPQIANPNQIFPGQVIAIPGNLPAAGPQYVVQSGDTLTVIGTRFGVGLVPLEAANPQITDPNRIFPGQIVTVPGNAPAAGPRYVVQHGDTLTAIGTRFAATVTELAAANPQITNANQIFTGQVITIATSISYVRHNIWTLDEIDHWHPTIYAYARGVQVLIDRTKANQMDPIGWQYQSDIHGTTVNPDNFRNQCQHFCWFFLPWHRMYLEWFERIIRSAIQDVDDVDDATKLTWALPYWNYSSDDAARRRLPKAFLDLTLPDGVTPNPLWVAGRNLNDGSALPQADVDLTAALAPTDFAGTNGFAGGRTGFSHAGEDPGSAMGPLEGTPHGAVHVDVGGLMGSFNTAALDPIFWLHHANIDRLWEVWRGMPGHVNTNESAWLSGVTFHFHDENAATLTETVQEVLDTAAQLNYSYEDTSAPVPAPVEADMAFPPAPHGPPELIGASDSAVALTGEPTSVTFDIAAPAGPLAAAAANPVSRASLRLEDVTSAAPVGVTYRVYLDAPGGAPALDDAHYVGVAAFFGIEQTTAPDNEHGGMRLAFDITRQYRQLTAEGRWNDQLSVTFVPQRVEPPATPIELPGELASAPQQPGTARVGRVSVFLQ from the coding sequence ATGGCCGAATACATCATTCATTCCGGTGACACTCTCAGTGCCATTGCTCACCGACTCGGGGTCAGCCTGGCCGGCCTCGAAGCGGCGAATCCACAGATCACCGATCCCAACCGGATCTTCCCAGGGCAGATCGTCACGGTCCCGGGCAGTGCACCGGCGGCCGGGCCGAAGTACGTGGTGCACTCCGGGGACAGCCTCAGTGCCATCGCCACCCGGTTCGGGGTCAGCCTCGGTGCGCTCAAATCGGCGAATCCACAGATCGCCAACCCGAACCAGATCTTCCCGGGACAGGTCATCGCGATACCCGGCAACCTGCCGGCGGCGGGCCCGCAGTACGTGGTGCAGTCCGGTGACACGCTCACCGTGATCGGCACCCGGTTCGGTGTGGGTCTTGTACCGCTCGAAGCGGCAAATCCGCAGATCACCGACCCGAACCGCATTTTCCCGGGGCAGATCGTCACGGTGCCGGGCAATGCGCCTGCGGCGGGTCCGCGATATGTGGTGCAGCACGGCGACACGCTCACCGCGATCGGCACCCGATTCGCGGCGACCGTGACAGAGCTGGCGGCTGCCAACCCCCAGATCACCAACGCCAACCAGATCTTCACCGGGCAGGTCATCACGATCGCGACCTCGATCAGCTATGTGCGGCACAACATTTGGACGCTCGACGAGATCGATCACTGGCATCCGACGATCTACGCCTATGCCCGCGGCGTGCAGGTATTGATCGACCGGACGAAGGCCAACCAGATGGACCCGATCGGCTGGCAGTACCAGTCCGACATTCACGGCACGACGGTGAACCCGGACAACTTCCGCAATCAATGCCAGCACTTCTGCTGGTTCTTCCTGCCGTGGCACCGGATGTATCTGGAGTGGTTCGAGCGGATCATCCGGTCGGCCATCCAGGATGTCGACGATGTCGACGACGCGACGAAGCTGACCTGGGCGCTGCCCTATTGGAATTACAGCAGCGACGACGCCGCGCGCAGGCGCCTGCCGAAGGCGTTCCTGGACCTCACCCTGCCGGATGGGGTCACCCCCAATCCACTGTGGGTCGCCGGACGCAATCTCAACGATGGTTCGGCGCTGCCCCAGGCAGATGTGGATCTCACCGCGGCCCTGGCACCCACCGATTTCGCCGGCACCAACGGATTCGCCGGCGGCCGTACGGGATTCAGCCATGCCGGCGAGGATCCCGGCTCGGCGATGGGACCGCTGGAGGGCACACCGCACGGCGCGGTCCACGTCGACGTGGGCGGCCTGATGGGATCGTTCAACACCGCAGCTCTCGACCCCATCTTCTGGCTGCATCATGCCAACATCGACCGGCTCTGGGAGGTGTGGCGAGGGATGCCGGGGCATGTGAACACCAACGAATCGGCGTGGCTCTCCGGTGTCACCTTCCATTTCCACGATGAGAACGCGGCAACGCTCACCGAAACGGTGCAAGAGGTGCTGGATACCGCGGCGCAATTGAACTACAGCTATGAGGACACCTCGGCACCCGTTCCTGCTCCCGTGGAGGCGGACATGGCATTTCCACCGGCGCCACACGGCCCGCCCGAGCTGATCGGCGCATCGGACAGTGCCGTTGCGCTGACGGGGGAGCCCACCAGTGTCACCTTCGACATCGCGGCTCCGGCAGGGCCGTTGGCCGCCGCTGCCGCGAATCCGGTGTCGCGGGCATCCCTGCGGCTGGAGGACGTGACCTCGGCGGCTCCGGTGGGAGTCACCTACCGCGTGTATCTGGATGCACCCGGCGGTGCACCCGCGCTCGATGACGCGCACTACGTCGGCGTTGCGGCGTTCTTCGGGATCGAACAGACCACCGCACCCGACAACGAGCACGGCGGAATGAGACTCGCGTTCGACATCACCCGGCAGTATCGGCAATTGACCGCCGAGGGCCGCTGGAACGATCAGCTCAGCGTGACGTTCGTACCGCAACGTGTCGAGCCGCCCGCGACGCCGATCGAGCTGCCAGGGGAGTTGGCATCAGCACCGCAGCAGCCGGGCACAGCGCGCGTCGGACGGGTGAGCGTGTTCCTGCAATGA
- the ilvA gene encoding threonine ammonia-lyase IlvA, protein MTAELSPSSRTPPLIPALSAADIDEAARRISGVVTQSPLQICERLSEATGATVYLKREDLQAVRSYKVRGAFNLMAQLSEDEKAAGVVCSSAGNHAQGFAMACRSMGIHGRVYVPAKTPKQKRDRIRYHGREFIELIAIGATYDQAAAAALDDVARTGATLVPPYDDLRTMAGQGTIAAELLEQLDSEPDLVIVPVGGGGCISGITTYLAERTTGTSVLGAEPAGAASMIAALAAGEPVTLEHVDQFVDGAAVARAGARPYAALAAAGDMVSITTVDEGAVCTAMLDLYQNEGIIAEPAGALSVAALLEADIEPGSTVVCLISGGNNDVSRYNEVLERSLVHLGLKHYFLVDFPQEPGALRRFLDEVLGPGDDITLFEYVKRNNRETGEALCGVQLSSAADLEGLLARMEGSDIHVELLEPGSPTYRYLT, encoded by the coding sequence GTGACTGCCGAACTGAGCCCTAGCTCGAGAACGCCGCCGCTGATCCCAGCTCTTTCAGCGGCCGACATCGACGAGGCTGCCCGGCGAATTTCCGGCGTGGTCACCCAGAGCCCACTGCAGATTTGCGAGCGGTTGTCCGAGGCCACCGGCGCCACGGTGTACCTCAAGCGCGAGGACCTGCAGGCGGTGCGGTCCTACAAGGTGCGTGGCGCCTTCAACCTGATGGCCCAGCTCTCCGAGGACGAGAAGGCCGCCGGTGTGGTGTGCTCGTCGGCCGGCAACCATGCGCAGGGCTTCGCGATGGCGTGCCGGTCGATGGGGATCCACGGCCGGGTATATGTGCCTGCCAAGACTCCCAAGCAGAAGCGTGACCGGATCCGGTATCACGGCCGGGAGTTCATCGAGCTGATCGCCATCGGAGCGACCTACGACCAGGCCGCCGCCGCGGCACTCGACGACGTGGCACGCACGGGTGCCACCCTGGTACCGCCCTACGACGACCTGCGCACCATGGCTGGGCAGGGCACCATCGCCGCCGAACTGCTGGAGCAACTCGACAGCGAACCCGATCTGGTGATCGTGCCCGTCGGCGGCGGGGGTTGTATCTCCGGCATCACCACCTACCTGGCCGAGCGCACCACCGGCACCTCGGTGCTCGGCGCCGAACCGGCCGGTGCGGCGTCGATGATCGCGGCATTGGCGGCGGGTGAGCCCGTCACCCTCGAGCATGTGGACCAGTTCGTCGACGGGGCCGCCGTCGCCCGGGCGGGTGCGCGGCCCTACGCCGCACTGGCCGCGGCAGGCGACATGGTGTCGATCACCACCGTCGACGAGGGCGCTGTCTGCACCGCGATGCTCGACCTCTACCAGAACGAGGGCATCATCGCCGAGCCGGCCGGCGCCCTGTCGGTGGCGGCGCTGCTGGAGGCCGACATCGAGCCCGGCTCCACCGTGGTCTGCCTGATCTCCGGTGGCAACAACGACGTCTCCCGGTACAACGAGGTGCTGGAACGCTCGCTGGTCCACCTGGGCCTCAAGCATTACTTCCTGGTCGATTTCCCCCAGGAGCCCGGTGCCCTGCGGCGCTTCCTCGACGAGGTGCTCGGGCCGGGTGACGACATCACCCTGTTCGAGTACGTCAAGCGCAACAACCGGGAGACCGGTGAGGCGCTGTGCGGTGTCCAATTGAGTTCGGCGGCCGACCTGGAAGGTCTGCTGGCCCGGATGGAGGGCTCCGACATCCACGTCGAGTTGCTCGAGCCCGGATCCCCGACATACCGCTACCTGACCTGA
- a CDS encoding nitroreductase family deazaflavin-dependent oxidoreductase — protein sequence MPLTGEYEPSTSDWARDNAETYMSSGGTAGTELNGRPVILLTTVGAKTGKIRKTPLMRVEHNGEYAVVASLGGAPKNPVWYYNVKKNPRVELQDGTVSGDYEAHEVFGDEKAAWWDRAVAAFPDYAEYQKKTDRQIPVFVLTPVK from the coding sequence ATGCCGCTGACTGGAGAATACGAACCGAGCACATCCGACTGGGCCAGGGACAACGCGGAGACCTACATGTCGTCCGGGGGCACTGCCGGCACCGAACTGAACGGCAGGCCGGTGATCCTGCTGACCACGGTCGGGGCCAAGACCGGCAAGATCCGCAAGACCCCGCTGATGCGTGTCGAGCACAACGGTGAGTACGCCGTGGTCGCCTCGTTGGGCGGCGCACCGAAGAATCCCGTCTGGTACTACAACGTGAAGAAGAATCCCCGGGTCGAGCTGCAGGACGGGACGGTATCCGGGGATTACGAGGCCCACGAGGTTTTCGGCGACGAGAAGGCCGCGTGGTGGGACCGGGCCGTGGCGGCGTTTCCCGATTACGCCGAGTACCAGAAGAAGACCGACCGGCAGATCCCGGTGTTCGTGCTCACCCCGGTGAAGTGA
- a CDS encoding lipoprotein LpqH, with amino-acid sequence MVLAALVASACSAQSGPPAGGNTARITINGQESSTAFPIDCTQRAWLWIIDSLQKEPGFTAMVETGTAVTPKAVRLRSLDGFTGSWAEGRPGTTEASIDGSTFTITGTASGANDDRPTKPADVQYRLEARC; translated from the coding sequence GTGGTGCTCGCAGCTCTGGTGGCAAGCGCGTGTTCAGCTCAGTCCGGACCTCCCGCCGGCGGGAACACCGCGCGCATCACGATCAACGGCCAGGAGTCGTCGACCGCCTTCCCGATCGACTGCACGCAGCGGGCGTGGTTGTGGATCATCGACTCGCTGCAGAAGGAGCCGGGCTTCACGGCGATGGTCGAGACCGGAACCGCCGTCACTCCCAAGGCGGTGCGCCTGCGCAGCTTGGACGGTTTCACCGGTAGTTGGGCAGAAGGACGGCCGGGCACCACCGAGGCCAGCATCGACGGGTCGACGTTCACCATCACCGGGACGGCAAGCGGTGCCAACGACGACCGCCCGACCAAGCCGGCCGATGTTCAGTACCGGCTGGAAGCGCGCTGCTGA
- a CDS encoding SRPBCC family protein, with protein sequence MRSRHVSVWIDAPPDVVYAFAADPHELSRWAAGLAEGSLRPSADGWVADSPMGQVTVQFSPPNTFGVLDHVVRLPSGEEVDNPMRVVAAAPGAAQSEVVFTVRQRPGISDEDFDADIAAVTADLQTLRGILEGQ encoded by the coding sequence ATGCGGAGTCGTCATGTCAGTGTTTGGATCGATGCCCCGCCCGACGTGGTGTACGCGTTCGCCGCCGACCCGCACGAGTTGTCGCGCTGGGCGGCAGGCTTGGCGGAAGGTTCGCTCCGGCCGTCGGCCGACGGTTGGGTCGCGGATTCCCCGATGGGGCAGGTGACCGTACAGTTCAGCCCGCCCAACACCTTCGGCGTGCTCGATCATGTGGTGCGCCTACCGTCCGGTGAGGAGGTCGACAACCCCATGCGGGTGGTGGCAGCCGCTCCCGGGGCAGCGCAGAGCGAGGTGGTGTTCACCGTGCGGCAGCGGCCCGGGATCTCCGATGAGGATTTCGACGCCGATATCGCCGCGGTGACCGCCGATCTCCAGACCCTTCGCGGAATTCTCGAAGGTCAGTGA
- a CDS encoding class I SAM-dependent methyltransferase, whose product MRTVITDLTPVEATALLTLYARALDNRAPRPILADSLADSIVDDIDYDFAGLGVQTSVVCQTALRAKMLDDRVRSFASAHPDAVVVDLGAGLDSGLYRVAPPQTVDWYHVDLPGISALRETLLPPDPRSHIVVASLAAADWAATIPADRPTMLVADGLFAFLAEPVIAGIFRGITERFPSGEIAFNDYGGIGWFSRAALKFYPQKMFKDVGSQWGYLGFKDAHHPQTWNPRVRLVEEASLAHADEVDLFPGWLRIATRLMGMTKATARKGRILRYRF is encoded by the coding sequence ATGAGGACTGTCATCACTGATCTGACCCCAGTCGAAGCGACGGCCTTGCTGACGCTGTACGCGCGGGCGTTGGACAACCGCGCGCCGCGTCCGATACTCGCGGATTCCCTTGCCGATTCGATCGTCGACGACATCGACTACGACTTCGCCGGCCTGGGTGTTCAGACCAGCGTGGTGTGCCAGACGGCGCTGCGGGCCAAGATGCTCGACGACCGGGTCCGTAGCTTCGCCTCGGCGCATCCGGACGCCGTCGTGGTCGATCTCGGCGCAGGCCTCGACAGCGGCCTGTACCGGGTCGCGCCGCCGCAGACCGTCGACTGGTACCACGTTGACCTCCCGGGCATCAGCGCACTGCGGGAGACGCTCCTGCCACCGGATCCACGCTCGCACATCGTGGTCGCGTCGCTGGCCGCTGCGGATTGGGCCGCGACGATTCCGGCGGACCGCCCCACCATGCTCGTGGCCGACGGGTTGTTCGCATTCCTCGCCGAACCGGTCATCGCCGGCATCTTCCGCGGCATCACCGAGCGCTTTCCCAGTGGCGAGATCGCCTTCAACGACTACGGTGGCATCGGCTGGTTCAGCCGCGCGGCGCTCAAATTCTATCCCCAGAAGATGTTCAAAGATGTTGGCAGTCAATGGGGTTACCTCGGCTTCAAAGACGCTCACCACCCGCAGACGTGGAATCCGCGGGTGCGCCTCGTCGAGGAGGCAAGCCTCGCCCATGCCGACGAAGTCGACCTCTTTCCCGGCTGGCTGCGAATCGCCACCCGATTGATGGGGATGACGAAAGCGACGGCGCGCAAGGGACGGATCCTGCGGTACCGGTTCTGA